In a genomic window of uncultured Sphaerochaeta sp.:
- a CDS encoding protein-L-isoaspartate(D-aspartate) O-methyltransferase — MDEALLHFFASLDRSLFVDSAYKTFAKLDRPLPIAMGQTISQPSLVLYMTEQLQLNKTHKVLEIGTGSGYQTAFLAKFSHEVFTVELHAELQSQARERLAALGYHTIQYKLGDGSLGWTEHAPYDRIMVTAAPKTIPPELVAQLGPEGIMLIPVGPSGWQELVMITKDKEGQVRRQKLLDVAFVELVGKYS; from the coding sequence ATGGATGAAGCTTTGCTCCACTTCTTCGCTTCTCTTGACCGATCCCTCTTTGTGGACAGCGCGTACAAAACGTTTGCAAAGCTCGACAGACCCTTGCCCATCGCCATGGGACAGACCATCAGCCAGCCAAGCCTTGTCCTGTACATGACCGAGCAGCTCCAGCTCAACAAGACCCACAAGGTGCTGGAAATCGGGACAGGAAGTGGGTATCAGACGGCATTCCTTGCCAAGTTCTCCCACGAAGTCTTTACCGTTGAGCTGCATGCTGAGCTCCAGTCCCAAGCCAGAGAGCGGCTTGCCGCACTTGGGTATCACACCATCCAGTACAAACTGGGTGACGGAAGCCTAGGCTGGACGGAACATGCCCCCTATGACCGCATCATGGTGACTGCAGCACCCAAAACCATTCCCCCGGAACTGGTAGCACAGCTTGGTCCTGAGGGTATCATGCTCATCCCGGTTGGGCCTTCAGGCTGGCAGGAACTTGTCATGATAACCAAGGACAAGGAGGGGCAGGTTCGCAGGCAGAAGCTTCTGGACGTTGCCTTTGTGGAGTTGGTGGGTAAGTACAGCTGA
- a CDS encoding carbon starvation protein A has product MASFLLSLVLLVVGYFTYGVVVERVFGIDTKRITPAVALEDGVDYVPMTWGKIFLIQFLNIAGLGPIFGAVMGALFGPAAFLWIVFGTIFAGGVHDYLSGMMSMRHDGKSIPEVVGMYLGNGMRQVMRVFSVVLLVLVGTVFMAGPAGLLANLGFSGIFANKFFWVVVILVYYFIATVLPVDKVIARFYPVFGIVLLIMAVGVGFMLVVTKAPIPNIAFVNMHPTGMPIWPILFITIACGAISGFHSTQSPLMARCLSNESYGRKVFYGAMVGEGMVALVWAAAAMAFFPNGIAGLNEVLGQGGAGLVVNKISMGLLGPIGGVLAMLGVIACPITSGDTAFRSTRLILGDMFSIEQKGVKNRLLLAIPILGIGFALNFIDFTIIWRYFAWSNQTLATIVLWTGAVYLHEEKRSHLMASVPAAFMTAVVTTYILQAPEGFSLPTTISYPIGIAAAVAATLAFVVYLRKQPARLGVVRH; this is encoded by the coding sequence ATGGCTAGTTTCTTGCTGTCATTGGTGTTGCTGGTAGTAGGGTATTTCACCTACGGTGTAGTGGTCGAGCGGGTGTTCGGTATTGATACCAAGCGTATCACCCCCGCAGTCGCCCTCGAGGACGGGGTCGACTATGTCCCCATGACCTGGGGAAAGATCTTTCTGATCCAGTTCCTGAATATCGCCGGCTTGGGCCCGATCTTCGGGGCTGTCATGGGGGCGCTGTTCGGACCGGCTGCCTTCCTCTGGATCGTTTTCGGAACCATTTTTGCAGGCGGGGTGCATGACTACCTCTCGGGTATGATGAGCATGCGCCATGACGGAAAGAGCATTCCCGAAGTGGTGGGGATGTACCTTGGAAACGGGATGCGCCAAGTCATGAGGGTATTCTCCGTCGTGCTTCTTGTTTTGGTGGGAACCGTGTTTATGGCAGGTCCTGCAGGCCTTCTCGCCAATCTGGGCTTTTCCGGCATCTTTGCCAACAAGTTCTTCTGGGTTGTCGTGATTCTTGTCTACTATTTCATTGCAACGGTGCTTCCCGTCGATAAGGTCATTGCCCGCTTCTACCCCGTGTTTGGCATCGTGCTCCTGATCATGGCAGTTGGCGTCGGTTTCATGCTGGTGGTCACCAAGGCCCCGATTCCCAATATTGCGTTCGTCAACATGCACCCGACCGGCATGCCCATCTGGCCGATTCTCTTCATCACCATCGCATGCGGAGCCATCAGCGGGTTCCACTCCACCCAGTCGCCGCTCATGGCTCGTTGCTTGAGCAATGAGTCCTATGGCCGCAAGGTCTTCTACGGCGCCATGGTAGGTGAGGGTATGGTAGCTCTGGTATGGGCAGCAGCAGCCATGGCTTTCTTCCCCAACGGCATTGCCGGTCTGAATGAAGTACTGGGTCAGGGTGGAGCAGGCTTGGTGGTCAACAAGATCTCCATGGGCCTGCTTGGTCCCATTGGCGGTGTGTTGGCCATGCTGGGTGTCATTGCTTGCCCGATAACCAGCGGTGATACTGCCTTCCGCAGCACCCGCCTGATCCTGGGCGATATGTTCTCGATCGAGCAGAAGGGCGTCAAAAATCGCTTGCTCCTGGCAATTCCCATCCTGGGCATCGGATTTGCCCTCAACTTCATCGACTTCACCATCATCTGGAGATACTTCGCCTGGTCGAACCAGACCTTGGCAACCATCGTTCTCTGGACTGGTGCTGTCTATCTGCATGAGGAGAAGCGCTCCCACCTGATGGCCAGCGTACCCGCAGCCTTCATGACTGCGGTGGTCACCACCTACATCCTGCAGGCTCCCGAAGGGTTCTCCCTCCCGACCACCATCAGCTATCCCATCGGCATCGCGGCGGCAGTTGCAGCTACCCTTGCGTTTGTGGTCTATCTGAGAAAGCAGCCGGCCCGACTGGGTGTTGTGCGTCACTAA
- a CDS encoding LytTR family transcriptional regulator DNA-binding domain-containing protein: protein MAENPMQHRVLIADDEAPARRELKRLLSVDPSLVVVGEAQNGLDAFTQAMAQRPDIVFLDIQMPALTGIETAEQFLANHYYPLIVFVTAYDAYAVKAFELHAIDYILKPVRKERLDMVLKRIHMQLDDAHPQDGQERLLRLISSLQEGRQPCRIALYQGDKIIPIRIDEIIYAEASGRCCKVMTKDGLFSTAYSMHELQEILPSSRFFPCHRSYLVNLDCIESVQLWVNSTYRLKMTGSDTLVPVSRSSTAALKQFLHLL, encoded by the coding sequence ATGGCTGAGAATCCCATGCAACACCGAGTCCTGATAGCCGATGATGAGGCTCCCGCACGGCGTGAGCTGAAACGCCTGCTTTCCGTCGACCCATCCCTTGTGGTGGTGGGTGAGGCCCAGAATGGCTTGGATGCATTCACCCAGGCGATGGCCCAGCGTCCGGACATCGTCTTTCTTGACATCCAGATGCCGGCTCTGACCGGCATTGAGACTGCGGAGCAGTTCCTTGCCAATCATTACTACCCACTCATCGTTTTTGTCACCGCCTATGATGCCTATGCGGTGAAAGCGTTTGAATTGCACGCCATCGACTACATCCTCAAGCCGGTGCGCAAGGAGCGGCTTGACATGGTCCTCAAGCGCATCCATATGCAGCTGGATGACGCTCATCCCCAGGATGGGCAGGAACGCCTGCTCAGGCTCATCTCCTCCCTGCAGGAGGGACGCCAACCATGCCGCATCGCCCTCTACCAGGGTGACAAGATCATCCCCATCCGCATTGATGAGATCATCTATGCCGAAGCAAGCGGACGCTGTTGCAAGGTCATGACCAAGGACGGCCTCTTCTCCACGGCGTACAGCATGCATGAGCTGCAGGAGATCCTGCCTTCCTCCCGCTTCTTTCCCTGCCATCGGTCGTATCTGGTCAACCTTGACTGCATAGAGTCGGTTCAGTTGTGGGTGAACTCCACCTACCGTCTCAAGATGACGGGCTCTGACACCTTGGTGCCGGTCAGCAGAAGCAGCACGGCTGCTTTGAAACAGTTCTTGCACCTCTTGTAA
- a CDS encoding sensor histidine kinase encodes MWITDGEWGLLLSLISQGGLIVVFALILFRVRLFRKIVLQAHKKFYSYLLLIAYFGGMGILGTYTGIPVQGALANSRIVGVFVGGLIGGPVVGVASAFLAGIHRWAIDIGGFTSLACMLSTIVEGCLAALLHRAFIRSKQKWLFGMASGAIAEVLQMIIILLVAKPYPQAVQLVTLIGLPMIVGNALGIGMFIAISETLLREEEKIAARQSQKVLEIAGTTLPFFRKGYTEEQALKTAQVIKAELSIAAVAFTDREKILAHVGIGEDHHKSGMPIQTEMTRTAILEGTVQVAHSKADIECSHSDCPLKSAVIVPLMHSDTPIGALKLYRERENAISEVDIEVAKGLASLLSLQIELSQLDKREQLLSKARLRALQSQINPHFLFNAMNTISSLISEDHEKAKDLLLNLSDYYRSRLQLAKDFITLESEFENINAYMAIEQARFGDKIAVRYEIEGDTSFLIPPLILQPLVENAVKHGLQKSLHPGSVIISASIKDEEASICIADNGVGMDETVLATIYGESHGLDNVHQRLINLYGSEYGLKIESKVGEGTKVWLRIPCNTES; translated from the coding sequence ATGTGGATTACCGATGGTGAATGGGGATTGTTGCTCAGCCTGATCAGTCAGGGTGGCTTGATCGTCGTCTTTGCCCTCATTCTCTTCAGAGTGCGCCTCTTTCGCAAGATTGTCCTGCAAGCACACAAGAAATTCTACAGCTACCTGCTGCTCATCGCCTACTTCGGAGGCATGGGCATTCTTGGGACCTATACCGGAATACCCGTGCAAGGAGCGCTTGCAAACTCCCGTATCGTCGGGGTGTTTGTCGGAGGTCTCATCGGAGGACCCGTGGTGGGGGTGGCCTCGGCATTTCTGGCGGGCATCCACCGATGGGCCATAGACATCGGAGGCTTCACCTCCCTGGCCTGCATGCTCTCCACCATCGTGGAAGGATGTCTTGCTGCATTACTGCATCGTGCATTTATCAGATCCAAGCAGAAATGGCTCTTTGGCATGGCAAGCGGAGCCATTGCAGAAGTGCTGCAGATGATCATCATCCTTCTGGTGGCAAAACCCTATCCCCAGGCAGTACAGCTGGTGACACTCATCGGCCTTCCCATGATCGTAGGCAACGCCTTGGGCATCGGCATGTTCATCGCCATCAGCGAGACCCTCTTGCGGGAAGAGGAAAAGATAGCTGCCCGGCAGTCGCAGAAAGTCCTGGAAATAGCCGGTACCACCTTGCCCTTCTTCCGCAAGGGCTACACTGAAGAACAAGCTCTCAAGACAGCACAGGTCATCAAGGCCGAGCTCTCCATCGCAGCCGTAGCCTTCACCGACCGAGAGAAGATCCTTGCGCATGTAGGAATCGGGGAAGACCACCATAAGAGTGGCATGCCGATCCAGACCGAAATGACACGGACAGCCATCCTCGAAGGCACGGTGCAAGTGGCGCACTCGAAAGCGGACATCGAATGCTCCCATTCCGACTGTCCCCTCAAGTCGGCAGTCATTGTCCCCTTGATGCACTCTGACACTCCCATCGGAGCCTTGAAACTCTACCGCGAGCGTGAGAATGCCATCAGCGAGGTTGATATCGAGGTTGCAAAAGGTTTGGCAAGCCTCTTGTCCCTCCAGATTGAGTTGAGCCAGCTCGACAAGCGCGAGCAGCTGCTGAGCAAGGCTCGCCTGCGAGCCCTGCAAAGCCAGATCAACCCGCACTTCCTGTTCAATGCCATGAACACCATCTCCTCGCTGATCAGCGAGGACCATGAGAAAGCGAAAGACCTGCTCCTGAACCTCAGCGACTACTACCGAAGCCGCTTGCAGCTGGCCAAGGATTTCATCACCTTGGAGTCGGAGTTTGAGAACATCAACGCCTATATGGCGATCGAGCAAGCCCGCTTCGGGGACAAGATTGCCGTACGGTATGAGATAGAGGGTGACACCTCCTTTCTCATCCCCCCGCTCATCCTCCAACCCTTGGTGGAGAATGCCGTCAAGCACGGCTTGCAGAAGAGCCTTCACCCAGGCAGTGTCATCATCTCTGCGAGCATCAAGGATGAGGAAGCTTCCATCTGCATAGCTGACAACGGGGTGGGGATGGATGAAACCGTGCTTGCCACCATCTATGGTGAATCACACGGGCTGGACAATGTGCATCAACGACTCATCAATCTGTACGGAAGCGAGTATGGTCTGAAGATTGAATCCAAGGTGGGGGAGGGGACAAAGGTATGGCTGAGAATCCCATGCAACACCGAGTCCTGA
- a CDS encoding DUF6796 family protein, with protein sequence MQEAAGKQKRNLYRFMGVSSVVAALLLSVADYLLEFHKEYGLSTSIVEPIWLEMSPWRFSLSIYLCMFMIPFYLLGFWLLYKAVSKTNKTLALVLFVLFSYGVVMGSPFIHGVMGLNSVIYAFLFNQGVSHELLVDLIEGTLFPTILPVFLVHYLITWVVAPILLFLHIIRGKSVFKRWTAFLNPFVFLMIGVVGLKLFPPLFAYLVPGAINKGNVAMFALATVSMWDGDEKVTAS encoded by the coding sequence ATGCAAGAAGCAGCAGGCAAGCAGAAACGCAATCTCTACCGGTTCATGGGAGTCAGTTCGGTAGTAGCAGCACTGCTGCTCAGCGTAGCTGACTATCTGTTGGAATTCCACAAGGAGTATGGGCTCTCCACTTCCATTGTGGAGCCGATATGGCTTGAGATGAGTCCCTGGAGGTTCTCGCTCTCCATCTACCTCTGCATGTTCATGATTCCCTTCTACCTCTTGGGCTTTTGGTTGCTCTACAAGGCGGTGAGCAAGACGAACAAGACCTTGGCCCTTGTGCTCTTTGTGCTCTTCTCCTACGGGGTGGTGATGGGGTCCCCCTTCATCCATGGGGTGATGGGGCTCAACTCCGTCATCTATGCGTTCCTGTTCAACCAAGGGGTCAGCCACGAGTTGTTGGTGGACCTGATTGAAGGCACCCTCTTTCCTACGATCCTTCCGGTCTTTCTTGTCCACTATCTGATCACCTGGGTAGTAGCTCCCATCCTGTTGTTCCTCCACATCATCCGTGGCAAGTCGGTCTTCAAGCGATGGACAGCCTTTCTCAATCCGTTTGTGTTTCTCATGATTGGGGTGGTGGGCCTCAAGCTGTTCCCCCCGCTCTTTGCCTATTTGGTACCGGGTGCGATCAACAAGGGCAATGTTGCAATGTTTGCCTTGGCTACAGTGAGCATGTGGGATGGGGATGAAAAGGTAACAGCCTCATAG
- a CDS encoding Fic family protein: protein MGIHVSDHRPAGYAFLLEKLGIVGIPNWHRSLVSTTGMYFSKIQDGYIYEVFRSQYWPGDTIGDHLEFALKYDGINLALLARIFEKVGSDALIEYIKTKPTGKYARRIWFFYEFLTENQLPIDDMTTGNYVDALETNDYFTVQNGERSPRHRIVNNLLGFRSFCPVVRKTEKLLELDSAVLQKRCEEIVTAYPPQLLRRALSYLYKKETKSSFEIEQVKSNASRTEKFIASLELAEQEDFCEKSRLIELQNRIVDPRFADSDYRVTQNYVGQTVGYQKELIQYVCPKPEDLPSLMEGLLACHDRMKTGGIPPVIHAAVIAYGFVFLHPFEDGNGRIHRFLIHNILALQQMVPRGLMFPISAVMLKSPEEYDGSLEAFSKPLLQVIDYQLDEMGSMTVEGESAPWYSSMDMTAQAEALSEFVRRTIEEELVQELDFLANYDATKKAIQDIIDMPDRLIDLFIQLCLQGNGKLSARKRASHFDFLTDEELDAMERSVKDSYLQA from the coding sequence ATGGGAATACACGTTTCTGATCATCGACCGGCGGGGTACGCATTTCTTCTTGAAAAACTCGGAATCGTAGGCATACCCAACTGGCACCGATCGTTGGTTTCCACAACAGGAATGTATTTTTCAAAGATACAGGACGGTTATATATACGAAGTGTTCAGGAGCCAATATTGGCCCGGAGATACGATTGGCGACCATCTCGAGTTCGCGCTGAAGTATGATGGGATTAATCTTGCATTGCTGGCAAGAATTTTTGAAAAGGTAGGTTCTGATGCTCTCATAGAGTACATCAAAACCAAGCCCACCGGTAAATATGCCCGGAGGATTTGGTTTTTCTATGAGTTCCTGACAGAAAACCAACTGCCTATTGATGACATGACCACTGGCAATTATGTTGACGCGTTGGAAACCAACGATTATTTCACTGTTCAGAACGGAGAACGATCTCCACGCCATCGCATAGTGAACAATCTTCTTGGCTTTCGGTCTTTTTGCCCTGTTGTCAGGAAGACTGAGAAGCTCTTGGAATTGGATTCCGCAGTCCTGCAAAAGCGGTGTGAGGAAATTGTTACGGCCTATCCTCCGCAATTGCTTCGCCGGGCACTGAGCTATCTCTACAAGAAAGAAACGAAATCCTCTTTTGAGATTGAACAGGTAAAGAGCAATGCTTCACGCACAGAAAAATTCATTGCATCCCTGGAGCTTGCAGAACAAGAGGACTTTTGTGAAAAAAGTAGACTGATCGAGCTGCAGAACCGGATTGTTGACCCACGTTTTGCTGATAGCGACTATCGGGTAACTCAAAACTATGTTGGTCAGACGGTTGGGTATCAGAAAGAGCTTATCCAGTATGTTTGCCCAAAACCTGAGGATCTGCCAAGTCTGATGGAGGGTTTGCTCGCTTGCCATGACAGAATGAAAACAGGGGGGATTCCCCCTGTAATCCACGCCGCGGTGATAGCCTATGGTTTTGTGTTCCTGCACCCGTTCGAGGATGGAAACGGACGAATCCATCGATTCCTGATCCATAACATCCTTGCACTGCAGCAGATGGTGCCACGCGGACTCATGTTTCCCATATCAGCTGTCATGCTGAAGTCTCCAGAAGAGTATGATGGATCGTTGGAAGCTTTTTCCAAACCCCTGCTGCAGGTAATCGATTACCAGCTGGATGAAATGGGGAGCATGACGGTAGAGGGTGAGAGCGCACCCTGGTACTCATCAATGGATATGACAGCCCAGGCAGAAGCCTTATCCGAGTTCGTACGGAGAACAATAGAAGAGGAACTAGTCCAGGAACTGGATTTTCTTGCCAACTATGATGCAACCAAGAAGGCGATTCAGGATATCATCGATATGCCGGACCGACTGATTGATCTGTTCATCCAGTTGTGCCTGCAAGGTAATGGCAAGCTTTCCGCGCGAAAGAGGGCATCGCATTTTGATTTTCTGACAGATGAAGAGCTTGATGCAATGGAGCGCTCTGTCAAAGATTCTTATCTGCAGGCATAG
- a CDS encoding DUF4172 domain-containing protein — MPYIWNNPDWPMYTYDKAVVDRHYRAYEMQKISTDTVFSIIDPDLRGRMHARALADEIHASLAIEAEKISYESVYSSICKRLDITFKTKAKHDQYAESISMLVFDATGNLEPLTIDRIMEWHSLLFSSLAGRKPKHIGSYRQGPVYITNTRGRNSESIYEGLPVERISQEMEKLIEFINTENETKPLVKGAIAAFWFLCIHPFEDGNGRISRAISDYILSKGFHQTYRDCSMSALILKYRNEYYHLLQEQSAQATSLDLTSWLTWTIELAIKAKQEALDQFQKSMKLTRFMMSLDPSLYNSRQITMLFKLADGSLEGKLSTDKWAKMNKCSPAAASRDIQQLLQAGFLVPSGETGPQKGYYLAQDLVDDQ, encoded by the coding sequence ATGCCATATATTTGGAACAATCCTGATTGGCCGATGTATACCTACGACAAAGCGGTAGTGGACAGGCACTATAGAGCCTATGAAATGCAGAAGATTTCAACCGATACGGTTTTCTCCATCATTGATCCTGATCTGAGAGGGAGAATGCATGCTCGTGCTCTTGCAGATGAAATACATGCGAGTTTGGCGATCGAAGCTGAAAAAATCTCCTACGAATCGGTGTACTCATCGATTTGCAAACGACTCGATATCACTTTTAAAACAAAAGCAAAGCATGACCAGTATGCTGAGAGCATCTCAATGCTTGTGTTTGATGCGACAGGAAACCTCGAGCCTTTGACTATAGATAGAATCATGGAATGGCATTCGCTTCTCTTCTCCTCACTGGCCGGACGTAAGCCCAAGCATATCGGTTCATATCGGCAAGGTCCTGTGTACATCACCAACACACGGGGTAGGAATTCAGAGAGCATCTATGAGGGACTCCCTGTAGAAAGGATATCCCAAGAGATGGAGAAGCTGATCGAGTTCATCAATACAGAGAATGAGACGAAGCCTCTGGTGAAAGGAGCCATCGCAGCTTTTTGGTTTCTCTGCATACATCCATTTGAGGATGGAAATGGGAGAATCTCCAGGGCTATTTCAGATTATATCCTTTCAAAGGGATTCCACCAGACATACCGGGATTGCAGCATGTCTGCCTTGATCTTGAAATATCGCAATGAGTACTATCATCTGCTGCAGGAACAGAGTGCCCAAGCAACATCATTGGATCTGACCAGCTGGCTTACCTGGACTATTGAGCTTGCAATCAAAGCCAAACAGGAAGCTTTGGATCAGTTTCAAAAGAGTATGAAGCTTACCCGATTCATGATGAGCCTCGATCCTTCCCTCTATAACTCCCGACAAATAACGATGTTGTTCAAGCTTGCCGATGGATCGCTCGAAGGGAAACTGTCGACTGACAAGTGGGCAAAAATGAATAAGTGTTCCCCTGCTGCAGCTTCAAGAGATATCCAGCAACTTCTTCAGGCAGGTTTCTTGGTTCCTTCCGGAGAAACAGGACCGCAAAAAGGGTATTATCTTGCCCAAGACCTTGTTGATGACCAATGA
- a CDS encoding DUF3089 domain-containing protein — protein MKRCISLLWLFIVLASLLRCTSTQAGEQNPYADTSQWLALPQAGNADVDVFYLYPTVYARPDATAPLYSTRDDAQLRSSAGMAYLLEAAVFEQVGAVYAPIYRQGDAASILALPFEERDVLLEQAPLEDALASFDYFIKHYNNQRPFILVGHSQGSDVLRLLLATYMEAHPEVYDRMIAAYCIGCSITSDFLAEHPFLKFATGSDDTGVIISYNTEAPGVVEPNPLIHKDALVINPISWTRGEEPAQAEENLGSALLDQAGKLILVPEFADATLDLNRSVVTCSTVEGKLPQLASSAFLPKGVYHSFDISLYAQNLVENARLRTAAYLATH, from the coding sequence ATGAAACGATGTATTTCCCTTCTCTGGCTTTTCATTGTGCTTGCAAGCCTTCTGAGGTGCACTTCAACACAGGCAGGAGAGCAGAATCCCTATGCAGACACATCGCAATGGCTCGCACTCCCTCAAGCAGGGAATGCGGATGTTGATGTGTTTTACCTCTATCCCACAGTATATGCTCGTCCCGATGCAACAGCCCCGCTGTATTCAACACGGGATGATGCACAGCTTCGCAGTTCGGCCGGCATGGCATATCTGCTTGAGGCAGCTGTCTTTGAACAGGTTGGGGCAGTGTATGCCCCCATCTATAGGCAAGGTGATGCCGCTTCCATACTCGCACTGCCGTTTGAAGAGCGGGATGTTCTGCTTGAGCAAGCTCCCTTGGAAGATGCGCTTGCTTCCTTCGACTACTTCATCAAGCACTATAACAACCAGCGGCCGTTCATCCTTGTCGGCCACTCCCAAGGTTCCGATGTCCTGAGGCTGTTGCTTGCCACCTATATGGAGGCACACCCCGAGGTGTACGACCGGATGATTGCCGCGTATTGCATCGGTTGCTCCATCACCTCTGACTTTCTCGCGGAACATCCATTTCTGAAGTTTGCAACTGGGTCTGATGATACGGGCGTCATCATTTCATACAATACGGAAGCTCCAGGAGTTGTTGAGCCTAATCCTCTGATTCACAAGGATGCATTGGTCATCAACCCGATCAGCTGGACACGGGGTGAAGAACCTGCACAAGCGGAAGAGAATCTGGGTTCTGCGTTGCTTGACCAAGCAGGAAAACTGATTCTTGTGCCAGAATTTGCTGACGCCACACTGGATCTCAACCGCTCAGTGGTAACCTGTTCGACAGTGGAAGGAAAGCTTCCCCAGCTAGCTTCCAGCGCGTTCCTCCCCAAAGGGGTCTATCATTCGTTTGACATTTCGCTGTACGCCCAGAACCTCGTGGAGAACGCCCGGTTGAGAACTGCTGCGTATCTGGCAACTCACTGA
- a CDS encoding ROK family protein produces the protein MMTVATTTDVRLSNLLKVYTSLRANSPMIKRQLASEVELTFASVSSICNQLVDAGLARYVDKSIATGGRKAQAIEFVPDYAYSLVLDMHHTEYIAMALVDLSNTVKRYHTCKLEENTSLENLMGAIRTCYETLVSDFSGRLYCLSVGVSAVYNERTGTLLQASNPLLERVNLTMHLRSVFHELPILIENDANLAVFSQQDASRNEDSNELFVFFTQGIGLGVIIHGKLYCGSNGFAGELGHLKLNGVDRKCSKCGNVGCMRTVVPLAAIARDLDEYPLLQKIGSLAYSEHLLERVEREKEVAERVLYSAEKIGEVLAELFDIMNPSKIMLGGNNWKLFPFMSQTIRQTCRGLSNLAREVDLQIQFIQEPINSLMFRGAGEKAFRFFLETHIPEGKLFTI, from the coding sequence ATGATGACGGTAGCCACAACCACCGATGTACGGTTGTCGAATCTCTTGAAAGTATATACCTCACTGAGGGCAAACAGCCCTATGATCAAGCGGCAGCTTGCTTCTGAGGTGGAGTTGACGTTTGCTTCCGTATCAAGCATCTGCAACCAGCTTGTGGATGCTGGGTTGGCCCGTTACGTCGATAAGTCCATTGCCACCGGTGGCCGCAAGGCCCAAGCGATTGAGTTTGTTCCTGACTATGCCTACTCACTGGTGTTGGATATGCACCATACCGAGTATATCGCCATGGCTCTGGTCGACCTCTCCAACACGGTGAAGCGCTATCATACCTGCAAGCTGGAGGAGAACACCAGCCTCGAGAATCTGATGGGGGCCATCCGTACGTGTTATGAGACACTGGTCTCAGACTTCTCGGGACGGCTGTACTGCCTGAGTGTCGGCGTTTCCGCCGTCTACAATGAGAGGACTGGTACCCTCCTGCAGGCTTCCAACCCGCTGTTGGAACGGGTGAACCTTACAATGCATCTGCGTTCTGTCTTCCATGAACTGCCCATACTCATTGAGAATGACGCCAACCTGGCGGTTTTCAGCCAGCAGGATGCCTCAAGGAATGAGGATTCAAACGAGCTGTTTGTCTTCTTTACCCAAGGTATCGGGCTTGGGGTCATCATCCACGGGAAGCTCTACTGCGGATCAAATGGGTTTGCAGGGGAGCTGGGACATCTGAAGCTCAATGGGGTGGACCGCAAGTGCAGCAAGTGCGGCAATGTCGGCTGTATGCGTACCGTGGTGCCTTTGGCTGCAATTGCCCGTGATCTGGACGAGTATCCTCTGTTGCAGAAGATTGGGTCGCTGGCCTACTCCGAACATCTGCTTGAGCGGGTGGAGAGAGAGAAAGAGGTCGCTGAGCGTGTTCTCTACTCTGCCGAGAAGATCGGTGAGGTGCTCGCCGAGTTGTTCGATATCATGAATCCAAGCAAGATCATGCTTGGGGGAAACAACTGGAAGCTGTTTCCGTTCATGTCCCAGACCATCCGCCAGACGTGCAGAGGACTTTCGAATCTTGCCCGTGAAGTGGATTTGCAGATCCAGTTCATCCAAGAGCCCATCAACAGCCTCATGTTCAGAGGGGCGGGGGAGAAGGCGTTCCGATTCTTCTTGGAGACGCATATCCCCGAGGGAAAGCTGTTCACCATTTGA